A part of Fervidobacterium thailandense genomic DNA contains:
- a CDS encoding HEAT repeat domain-containing protein — MLDERENGMDRDQREALIQRILTEKGKDAFKDLVRLLDDEDENVRELAAEVIYRLGEEVKPDLEKAIKERIRAGEKNDTVLLYLIDIAGDLELRSVAKDLISALSLYDFEESQLVIYEALAKLGYGEEFYPLLRYMLLEGEERFYFGSQVAMVMSYLDIPEVVSDFVEAIDSGDFRDEDLEIIKKALGNIIARRPSYKEILITLVGEENFENYVL, encoded by the coding sequence ATGCTTGATGAGCGTGAAAATGGTATGGATAGAGACCAACGTGAGGCCTTAATACAGAGGATCTTAACGGAAAAAGGGAAAGATGCCTTCAAAGACTTGGTTCGCCTACTGGACGACGAGGATGAGAACGTGCGGGAACTTGCCGCTGAGGTTATATACCGGCTCGGGGAGGAAGTTAAGCCGGATCTTGAAAAGGCGATCAAGGAGCGGATAAGAGCTGGGGAGAAAAACGATACGGTTTTACTGTATCTGATAGATATTGCCGGTGATCTGGAACTACGTAGTGTCGCTAAGGATCTGATAAGTGCGTTGAGCTTGTACGACTTCGAGGAGTCGCAGCTTGTTATATACGAGGCCCTTGCAAAACTAGGTTATGGTGAGGAATTTTACCCATTGCTTAGGTACATGTTACTTGAAGGTGAGGAAAGGTTTTACTTTGGTAGTCAAGTGGCGATGGTGATGTCCTACTTGGACATTCCCGAGGTGGTTAGTGATTTTGTAGAGGCAATCGACAGTGGTGATTTCAGGGACGAGGATTTGGAGATCATTAAAAAAGCTTTAGGAAACATCATTGCGCGTCGTCCATCGTACAAGGAAATTCTCATCACGCTCGTCGGTGAGGAGAACTTCGAAAACTACGTTCTTTGA
- a CDS encoding lysophospholipid acyltransferase family protein: protein MDNALRSSKNVLKKLRGFFLSLWLVVGTFLYVFVYGALVLFVGWLLGKERGRRFVLRQIELFGKLTFKLLGVKVHVLGQRPAAERNFLVVANHQSILDIPLVLGYVGPVAFIAKKELSKFPMVNLFIKYLGSEFIDRGNVRQTALVIRQVMKKLAEGYHFLIFPEGTRSPNGELLPFKPRSLEIAYKAGVPILPVAIWGNHRVVPKHSVMVMDNKTGIYIGELVDPTQFSSEEELRNYVQRKIAEYIEELKKFV from the coding sequence ATGGATAACGCTTTGAGAAGTTCAAAGAACGTTCTAAAAAAACTCAGAGGTTTTTTCCTCTCGCTGTGGTTGGTAGTTGGAACGTTTCTGTACGTGTTTGTGTACGGTGCGTTAGTCCTGTTCGTGGGATGGTTGCTGGGTAAAGAGCGAGGCCGGAGGTTCGTACTGAGGCAGATTGAACTTTTTGGGAAGTTGACGTTCAAGCTCTTGGGTGTCAAGGTGCACGTGCTTGGGCAACGTCCGGCGGCAGAGAGGAATTTTCTGGTCGTCGCGAACCACCAAAGCATTCTTGATATACCACTGGTACTCGGTTACGTTGGACCCGTTGCTTTCATAGCGAAAAAGGAGCTCTCCAAGTTTCCCATGGTGAACCTCTTCATAAAATACCTCGGGAGTGAGTTCATCGATCGTGGGAACGTTAGGCAGACGGCACTCGTTATCCGTCAGGTGATGAAGAAACTGGCCGAAGGCTATCATTTTTTGATATTCCCCGAAGGAACGCGTTCACCGAATGGTGAGCTCTTACCATTTAAGCCCAGGAGCCTTGAAATAGCCTACAAAGCTGGGGTTCCGATCCTTCCGGTCGCGATATGGGGAAACCACAGAGTCGTTCCGAAACACTCTGTGATGGTTATGGATAACAAGACGGGCATTTACATCGGTGAACTTGTCGATCCAACGCAGTTTTCAAGTGAAGAAGAACTACGAAATTACGTTCAGAGGAAGATCGCGGAGTACATAGAAGAGTTGAAAAAGTTTGTTTGA
- a CDS encoding tetratricopeptide repeat protein: protein MVEKNEEIQRLLRKAIELTRLGKLEEAKVIYEKLLPYEIPEVYNNLGNIYRREGLLAKAVEMYRKAILLEPRFALAYFNMGCTFMELERYSEAIMFLEKAQSLGFEGFDLEVQLALCYLAVGDVWKAKKKMEDPKVYEEVRKFVDGGIDI, encoded by the coding sequence ATGGTAGAAAAGAACGAGGAAATTCAAAGATTGCTCCGAAAGGCCATTGAATTAACGCGCTTGGGTAAGCTTGAGGAAGCTAAAGTCATATACGAGAAGCTGCTTCCATACGAGATTCCCGAGGTGTACAACAACCTCGGAAACATATATCGTCGCGAGGGGTTACTTGCAAAAGCAGTGGAGATGTATCGCAAGGCGATCCTACTGGAACCAAGGTTCGCACTCGCCTACTTTAACATGGGTTGCACGTTCATGGAACTCGAGCGGTACTCGGAGGCTATCATGTTTCTTGAGAAAGCTCAGTCACTTGGCTTCGAAGGTTTCGATCTTGAGGTTCAGTTGGCTCTCTGTTACCTTGCCGTTGGTGATGTTTGGAAAGCGAAGAAAAAGATGGAGGATCCCAAGGTGTACGAAGAGGTTCGCAAGTTCGTCGATGGAGGTATTGACATATGA
- a CDS encoding nicotinate phosphoribosyltransferase encodes MGYYSDKYFTRYVEVLKKDNRHPIVYYQFFPRDDAIVCGVDEALAILRYCTGYYKDEEKARELYNEILRLDKQMQELSVEGNVEEIVELTRRKWDVRLRLNELWVDKWDEIEVRAVYDGEFVPEGEPLMTIQGDPVYFGYLETVLLGVIARATSTATAVKKVVEAANGKPILFFSARFDHYWVQATDGYAALKAGAFGVSTDANADYWGVESMGTIPHALIAAYNGSTEDAAIAFDKYMPENVNRIVLVDWDNDVIGTTFKVVKKFYEHVMGKEFILGVTDPSPIIGPGPRKIWGVRFDTSGNLRDKSVTPIGPQSFGVCPELVWKARQEFDKVGLKDLKIVVSGGFDEEKIRLFESLGVPADVYGVGSKLLKKKIDITADIVEVEGKPCAKVGRYKKDASHLKVVSKRYWEE; translated from the coding sequence ATGGGGTACTATTCGGATAAGTACTTCACCCGCTACGTTGAGGTACTGAAGAAAGACAATAGGCATCCTATTGTGTACTACCAGTTCTTCCCAAGAGACGATGCGATAGTGTGCGGGGTGGATGAAGCACTCGCGATCCTGCGCTACTGTACTGGATACTACAAAGACGAAGAAAAAGCCCGAGAATTGTACAACGAGATCCTCAGATTGGACAAACAAATGCAAGAACTCTCGGTGGAGGGGAACGTCGAGGAGATAGTTGAACTCACGCGAAGAAAGTGGGATGTGAGACTAAGACTAAACGAGCTATGGGTGGATAAATGGGACGAAATAGAGGTGCGCGCGGTCTACGATGGCGAGTTCGTTCCTGAAGGAGAACCGTTGATGACGATTCAAGGCGACCCGGTTTACTTCGGATATTTGGAGACAGTACTTCTGGGAGTTATTGCACGCGCGACGAGTACGGCTACGGCTGTGAAAAAAGTTGTTGAAGCGGCAAACGGTAAGCCGATACTGTTCTTCAGTGCGCGATTTGACCATTACTGGGTCCAGGCAACGGATGGCTACGCAGCCCTAAAGGCTGGTGCCTTTGGCGTTTCCACCGATGCGAACGCGGACTATTGGGGCGTGGAATCGATGGGTACCATCCCGCACGCACTGATTGCCGCGTACAACGGTAGCACGGAAGATGCCGCAATAGCTTTCGATAAATATATGCCGGAAAACGTCAATAGGATCGTACTGGTTGACTGGGACAACGATGTGATAGGAACTACATTCAAGGTGGTAAAGAAATTCTACGAGCACGTCATGGGCAAGGAATTCATCCTCGGTGTCACGGACCCATCACCGATTATTGGACCCGGGCCAAGAAAGATATGGGGCGTACGGTTTGATACTTCCGGAAATCTCAGAGATAAGTCGGTCACACCCATCGGACCACAATCGTTCGGTGTGTGTCCTGAACTGGTGTGGAAGGCCAGACAAGAATTCGACAAAGTTGGCTTGAAGGATCTGAAGATAGTCGTCTCTGGTGGCTTTGACGAGGAGAAAATAAGGCTATTTGAATCCTTAGGTGTCCCGGCGGACGTGTACGGTGTCGGCTCGAAATTACTTAAGAAAAAGATAGACATTACCGCGGACATTGTGGAAGTTGAAGGAAAACCGTGCGCTAAAGTGGGAAGGTACAAAAAAGATGCATCTCACCTGAAAGTCGTTAGCAAACGCTATTGGGAGGAATAG
- a CDS encoding FAD:protein FMN transferase: MQQPDPVEILKLNRIVVYSVIGLFLVLITIYALFIYGKTGQYQDFEDYIFGTYIRIKIASKVNPEKIAKAIFTEMRRLEEKYDPYREGSVLYNLNHSEDWVQVDDETLALVDLSLKLAKQTEGAFDPALGRLIDLWGFSKYSQRSESEFKVPEPREIKEAILLSGYQKITVDYLKKSVKTNGAWLDFGGMLKGYALKRAYQIAKEYDKNCHGFIEAGGQIMILGPKFGRANWIVGIRNPRGNTYDSISYVYLKEGSIATSGDYERYFEIDGVRYHHILDPQTGLPSRGAISVSVVSEDPILADALSTAGFVLGKDRWLYTRTLFPKLGAEVLLITPEMKILKTDNFSIYENPDR, translated from the coding sequence ATGCAACAACCCGATCCCGTTGAGATTTTGAAGTTGAACAGAATAGTTGTTTACTCGGTAATCGGTCTTTTCCTGGTGTTGATAACTATCTACGCACTTTTCATCTACGGTAAAACTGGTCAATACCAAGACTTCGAAGACTACATCTTCGGAACCTACATCCGGATAAAGATTGCCTCAAAAGTGAACCCGGAGAAAATTGCGAAGGCGATTTTCACCGAAATGAGGCGTCTGGAGGAGAAGTACGATCCATACCGAGAGGGAAGCGTGCTGTACAATTTGAACCATTCCGAAGATTGGGTTCAAGTGGACGATGAAACTCTCGCACTCGTGGACTTGTCGCTGAAACTGGCAAAGCAAACCGAAGGTGCATTTGATCCAGCTCTCGGCCGTTTGATCGACCTTTGGGGGTTCAGTAAATACTCGCAGCGAAGTGAAAGTGAGTTTAAAGTTCCGGAACCTCGAGAAATCAAGGAAGCGATACTGCTCAGTGGCTATCAGAAGATTACAGTTGATTACTTGAAGAAATCTGTGAAAACAAACGGTGCTTGGCTCGATTTTGGCGGGATGCTAAAGGGATACGCACTCAAGCGTGCCTACCAAATAGCGAAAGAGTACGATAAGAATTGCCACGGGTTTATCGAAGCCGGTGGTCAAATCATGATACTTGGGCCGAAGTTCGGTAGGGCGAACTGGATAGTAGGTATTCGAAATCCCCGTGGAAATACTTACGATAGCATCAGTTACGTTTATTTAAAAGAAGGTTCGATCGCAACGAGTGGCGATTATGAAAGATACTTCGAGATTGACGGCGTGAGGTACCACCACATTCTGGATCCGCAAACGGGTTTACCCTCACGGGGTGCAATCAGTGTAAGTGTTGTGAGTGAGGATCCGATACTTGCAGATGCGCTTTCAACTGCTGGGTTTGTACTGGGAAAGGATCGCTGGCTTTACACAAGAACATTATTCCCGAAGTTAGGTGCGGAAGTATTGTTGATCACACCGGAAATGAAAATACTCAAAACTGATAACTTTTCGATTTACGAAAATCCAGATAGGTAA
- the amrS gene encoding AmmeMemoRadiSam system radical SAM enzyme yields MNYKEAKFYEKLTENEVQCHLCPNHCVIAEGKVGLCRVRKNISATLYSLNYGEITGLALDPIEKKPLFHFHPGKIILSLGTWGCNFHCAFCQNWEISQERPYYAKKLTPEEVVYLAEQYVHQGNVGIAYTYSEPIVWYEFVYETAILAKRVGLKNVLVTNGYINSEPLRELIPYLDAANVDLKAMNNEFYRNVCGGNSEDVLNTVELLHSSCVHVEVTTLLIPGENDDLAELEEEFKILSGISKDLPLHLSRYHPAYRYTKPPTDIGKMKQAYDLAKKYLNYVYLGNVWDPTYESTYCPKCGSAVIIREGYVTNVVGLKEGKCKVCNNPIPLRF; encoded by the coding sequence ATGAACTACAAAGAAGCGAAATTTTACGAAAAACTTACCGAAAATGAGGTCCAGTGCCACCTTTGTCCAAATCACTGCGTGATCGCCGAGGGAAAAGTGGGCTTGTGTAGGGTCAGGAAAAACATCTCCGCTACCCTCTACTCTCTCAATTACGGAGAAATCACCGGCTTGGCATTAGATCCTATCGAGAAGAAACCGCTTTTCCACTTCCATCCTGGGAAAATCATACTTTCACTGGGCACTTGGGGATGCAATTTCCACTGCGCATTTTGTCAAAACTGGGAGATTTCTCAGGAAAGGCCTTATTACGCAAAAAAATTGACTCCCGAGGAAGTGGTGTACTTAGCCGAGCAATACGTACACCAAGGGAATGTGGGAATTGCCTACACCTATAGCGAGCCGATCGTCTGGTACGAGTTCGTATATGAAACCGCTATCTTAGCCAAGCGCGTTGGACTGAAAAACGTCTTGGTTACAAATGGATACATCAATTCCGAGCCTTTAAGAGAACTCATCCCTTACCTCGACGCTGCAAACGTTGATCTCAAAGCGATGAACAACGAGTTCTACCGAAACGTGTGCGGTGGCAATTCTGAGGATGTGCTAAATACCGTTGAATTGTTGCATAGTTCCTGTGTTCATGTTGAAGTCACAACGTTACTCATACCCGGTGAAAACGACGACTTAGCCGAGCTTGAGGAGGAATTTAAGATACTTTCCGGTATCTCAAAAGACCTACCTTTGCACCTCTCAAGGTACCATCCAGCGTACCGTTACACGAAACCTCCAACGGACATCGGAAAAATGAAGCAGGCGTATGATTTGGCCAAAAAATACTTGAATTACGTCTACCTGGGAAACGTTTGGGATCCCACTTACGAATCAACGTACTGTCCAAAATGCGGAAGTGCTGTTATAATTAGAGAAGGCTACGTAACCAACGTCGTCGGACTCAAGGAGGGGAAATGTAAGGTATGCAACAACCCGATCCCGTTGAGATTTTGA
- the plsY gene encoding glycerol-3-phosphate 1-O-acyltransferase PlsY, with protein sequence MNTLVLAGVVGYLIGSIPFSYIIPKLKGIDITKVGSGNVGGTNVLRNLGAKYGAAAMFLDIMKAVIAVLIFKKFGEQPMVMAGAMSVIGHCYSPFVKFKGGKGVATTLGSFFAIFPQAGMFALGIWIMVVALTKYVSLASMIGLTAGTLFSLAFGKRYWVIFLALTLFSIMRHKENIQRLLNGNERKTDVVDYFLGWMDKNKGK encoded by the coding sequence GTGAACACCCTGGTACTTGCCGGTGTCGTTGGGTACCTGATCGGATCGATACCTTTCAGTTACATCATTCCCAAGTTGAAAGGAATAGACATTACGAAAGTTGGGAGTGGGAACGTTGGTGGGACGAATGTGTTGAGAAACCTTGGAGCGAAGTACGGTGCAGCGGCCATGTTTCTGGATATTATGAAAGCGGTGATCGCGGTCTTGATTTTCAAAAAGTTCGGTGAGCAGCCAATGGTAATGGCCGGTGCAATGTCGGTCATCGGGCACTGTTACTCACCATTTGTAAAGTTCAAGGGTGGTAAGGGAGTGGCAACAACACTCGGTTCGTTCTTCGCCATTTTTCCACAAGCCGGTATGTTCGCCCTCGGGATCTGGATAATGGTTGTTGCTCTCACCAAGTACGTTTCGTTGGCTTCAATGATCGGCTTGACAGCTGGGACTCTTTTCTCACTCGCTTTCGGGAAGAGGTATTGGGTGATCTTCCTGGCTCTCACGCTCTTTTCAATCATGAGGCACAAGGAGAATATCCAGAGGTTATTGAATGGCAACGAACGGAAAACGGACGTTGTGGATTATTTCCTTGGCTGGATGGATAAGAATAAAGGAAAATAA
- a CDS encoding YbaB/EbfC family nucleoid-associated protein has product MKKLRSFGGRNLTGASGGPGIPKNFAELQRLQQKMEEELKALEEQLASEEVSVEVGGGALKIIATCDRKVKDIQYDEDVYQDREMFKDLLMVAISELWEKVDKIREERTNEIILKYNPLA; this is encoded by the coding sequence ATGAAAAAGCTGAGAAGCTTCGGTGGTAGGAACTTAACTGGTGCGAGTGGAGGACCCGGGATTCCAAAGAATTTTGCCGAATTGCAGAGACTGCAACAGAAGATGGAAGAGGAGTTGAAGGCACTCGAAGAACAACTCGCTTCCGAAGAAGTGAGCGTAGAAGTTGGTGGTGGGGCACTTAAGATAATTGCCACTTGCGATCGTAAGGTCAAGGATATACAGTACGATGAAGACGTCTATCAAGACCGCGAGATGTTCAAGGACTTACTCATGGTCGCAATCTCCGAGCTTTGGGAAAAGGTGGATAAAATCAGGGAAGAGAGAACGAACGAAATCATACTCAAGTACAATCCGCTAGCTTGA
- a CDS encoding rhomboid family intramembrane serine protease translates to MYLILINSVILLAFYIVRTFFNRSDVVYLLFGAQYGPLVTNNGEWFRIVTAMFMHGGFLHLAFNMYALYILGNYVEAIYGSARFISYYFITGIVGNVATHLFYYDALSVGASGAIFGLVGTLFGAGFRKDTPFYLRPITGSALLPMIIINIALGFVPGSAINNAAHIGGLLTGMALGYFIPVGLTQRVERFWRAVAVALISLVIVSFGLLIRSNFFN, encoded by the coding sequence ATGTACCTCATCCTGATCAACTCTGTAATACTTCTGGCTTTTTACATTGTTCGTACTTTTTTCAACCGCAGTGACGTGGTTTATCTCCTCTTTGGGGCGCAGTACGGTCCACTTGTAACGAACAACGGTGAATGGTTCAGAATCGTGACCGCCATGTTCATGCATGGCGGCTTTTTACATTTAGCCTTTAATATGTACGCACTTTACATCCTCGGCAACTACGTGGAAGCAATTTACGGTTCCGCTCGTTTTATAAGTTACTACTTTATCACCGGTATTGTCGGGAACGTTGCAACCCACCTGTTCTACTATGATGCCCTCTCCGTCGGTGCAAGTGGTGCTATCTTCGGGTTGGTAGGTACGCTTTTTGGTGCCGGATTCAGGAAAGATACACCGTTCTACTTAAGGCCTATTACTGGCTCTGCTTTGCTTCCGATGATAATAATCAACATCGCACTCGGGTTTGTGCCTGGAAGCGCGATAAACAACGCTGCGCACATTGGAGGATTGCTTACGGGCATGGCCTTGGGATACTTCATACCTGTCGGACTCACCCAGAGAGTTGAGCGCTTTTGGAGAGCCGTTGCGGTTGCACTGATTAGCTTGGTTATCGTATCTTTCGGGCTCCTTATTCGGTCTAACTTCTTCAACTGA
- a CDS encoding TIGR03960 family B12-binding radical SAM protein, giving the protein MNTREKIRKFLSENLLNVSKPARYIGMEYNSIIKDTSSGKLLRVVFAFPDVYEIGTSNYGLELLYWLANELDFVFAERAYLPWPDMVQLMETNNIPLFTLETKTPLNEMDMIGISLQYELSYTNVLKFLELSKIPIKAEDRADHHPVVIGGGPVAYNCEPIAPAFDAIYLGDGEVQLRKLLTVLWETRGFPREDRLRELSKIPGVYVPLFYEQAGRKIVPKYDWVPEKVSRNVLKDLNSVPLPKKRIVPHVESVHDRIVVEISRGCTRGCRFCHAGYVYRPVRERTPESIVEAVRELITNTGYEEVSLLSLSALDHTAVERTIDQLLEFTKEKKVSISIPSTRMDAFNIHIAQKISSVRKAGLTFAPEAGSQRMRDAINKQITFDEIILTAQEAKNAGWQRIKLYFMVGFPTETDEDVKAIGEVVKAVKKIGFSDVTASVNLLIPKPHTALQFVRVQPPEYMDHVRELLKPYRKFGKIDVNDGKKSFVEAVLSRGDRKLFDAVEISYKKGYYDEWNEFFSFEKWMEAFSIVNLDEYLGPYGLEDFPWDHLDSGVSKEFLWEEYQRFYSGTSTKDCRIGCVLCGVCLKYKVRNVLVNKTRTL; this is encoded by the coding sequence ATGAACACGAGGGAAAAAATAAGAAAGTTCCTCTCAGAAAATTTACTCAACGTTAGTAAGCCGGCACGTTACATTGGAATGGAGTACAACAGCATTATTAAGGATACATCCTCGGGAAAGCTCCTCCGGGTTGTATTCGCATTCCCCGATGTGTATGAAATTGGCACATCAAACTACGGACTTGAACTACTTTACTGGCTCGCAAACGAGCTCGATTTCGTCTTTGCAGAGCGTGCTTACCTTCCCTGGCCAGACATGGTCCAACTTATGGAGACCAACAACATTCCACTCTTCACGCTCGAGACAAAAACTCCGCTGAACGAAATGGACATGATAGGGATTTCTCTCCAGTACGAACTTTCCTACACCAACGTACTGAAGTTTTTGGAGCTGTCGAAAATTCCCATAAAAGCTGAGGACAGAGCCGACCATCACCCAGTAGTGATCGGTGGTGGTCCTGTTGCGTACAACTGCGAACCCATCGCTCCAGCGTTCGATGCGATTTACCTCGGTGATGGAGAAGTTCAGCTACGAAAACTATTGACAGTCTTGTGGGAAACGCGAGGGTTTCCGAGGGAAGACAGACTCCGTGAGCTCTCAAAGATTCCAGGAGTGTACGTCCCGTTGTTCTACGAACAAGCAGGCAGGAAGATTGTTCCCAAGTACGATTGGGTCCCGGAGAAGGTGAGTAGGAACGTACTAAAAGACCTAAACTCCGTTCCGCTCCCAAAAAAACGAATTGTCCCACATGTTGAGAGTGTGCACGATCGCATCGTTGTCGAAATCAGTCGAGGTTGTACACGAGGTTGTCGCTTTTGCCACGCTGGGTACGTGTACAGGCCTGTGCGCGAGAGAACCCCGGAAAGCATTGTAGAAGCCGTCAGAGAACTCATAACGAATACGGGATACGAGGAGGTCTCGTTGCTCTCCCTTTCGGCTCTTGACCATACAGCGGTTGAACGAACCATAGACCAGCTCCTGGAATTCACGAAAGAAAAGAAAGTTTCTATCTCAATCCCGTCAACCCGAATGGACGCGTTCAACATACACATAGCCCAGAAGATATCCTCCGTAAGAAAGGCGGGTTTAACCTTTGCACCTGAAGCAGGAAGCCAGCGAATGCGTGATGCGATAAACAAGCAGATCACATTCGATGAAATTATCCTCACGGCCCAAGAGGCTAAGAATGCCGGTTGGCAACGGATAAAACTGTATTTCATGGTCGGATTCCCGACGGAGACGGATGAGGATGTAAAGGCAATAGGAGAAGTTGTAAAAGCCGTTAAAAAGATTGGGTTTTCGGATGTTACCGCATCTGTAAATCTTTTGATTCCGAAACCGCACACCGCTCTTCAATTCGTTAGAGTCCAGCCACCTGAATACATGGACCATGTGAGGGAACTATTAAAACCGTACAGAAAATTCGGCAAAATTGACGTAAACGACGGTAAGAAAAGTTTCGTCGAAGCAGTACTTTCAAGAGGCGATAGAAAACTCTTCGATGCCGTTGAAATATCCTACAAAAAGGGTTACTATGATGAATGGAACGAATTCTTCTCCTTTGAAAAATGGATGGAAGCGTTCTCGATAGTCAACCTCGACGAATACCTTGGTCCGTACGGTCTGGAAGATTTCCCGTGGGACCACTTGGATAGCGGTGTTAGCAAGGAATTCCTTTGGGAGGAGTACCAACGCTTCTACTCCGGTACGTCCACAAAGGATTGTCGAATCGGATGCGTGCTTTGTGGCGTGTGTTTGAAGTACAAAGTCAGGAACGTACTCGTTAACAAAACGCGGACACTTTAG
- a CDS encoding ATP-binding protein translates to MKKLPKGMSDFRQLREWNCVYVDKTKYIYNMVEDNKYIFLSRPRRFGKSLMVSTLYYLFKGEKQLFEGTWIHDKWKWEEYPVVRLDMNNVETKSTELLEKSLSSRLREVAQSYNLEMTQDTVSEQFYELVSKLSEKSNKPVVLLIDEYEKPILDHISDKRKASQIREVLRGLYGRIKSLDSYLRFVFLTGITKYTKAGVFSTLNNLNDISLDAPYSQMLGYTTEEIREYFPEYIDRACDELGVDEEYLLNQLEKYYGGFSFDGKHFVFNPFAVLLFFEKKKFLPYWNDTGAPKFLYDYLRARSVRLEDVLKKDLRISYMELTSREIEESVVKSFLVQAGYLTFYREIDEGLYELRIPNLDAGQSLAQMLLELNYGLEPDELNEVGPRIKEAVKKERVDEFMRGLKEILGRMSYRLGERLKTIQHEEDQHERLKRIEAHYEMVISGILYGGGVHHEVEREVAGGIIDILIENNGVVWIIELKVDQSAQKALDQIKEKKYYEGFSSKRCYLIGVSIDSRERNIKEWVYEVIDGSNGSKGVEVRL, encoded by the coding sequence TTGAAAAAACTCCCGAAAGGTATGTCAGACTTTCGTCAACTCAGAGAATGGAATTGCGTGTACGTTGACAAGACAAAGTACATTTACAACATGGTGGAGGATAACAAGTACATATTCCTGTCCAGACCCCGCAGGTTCGGAAAAAGTCTTATGGTGAGCACGCTCTATTACTTGTTCAAAGGTGAAAAGCAATTGTTTGAAGGCACTTGGATCCACGATAAATGGAAATGGGAGGAATACCCGGTTGTCAGGTTGGATATGAACAATGTCGAAACGAAAAGTACAGAGCTCCTTGAAAAATCCCTGAGCTCCCGTCTAAGGGAAGTGGCTCAAAGCTATAACCTCGAGATGACCCAGGATACTGTTTCGGAACAATTTTACGAGCTCGTATCGAAGCTGAGCGAAAAAAGCAACAAACCGGTGGTTTTGCTGATAGACGAATACGAAAAGCCGATTCTGGACCACATCTCTGACAAGCGGAAAGCCTCCCAAATACGCGAGGTCCTCAGGGGATTGTACGGAAGGATCAAGAGCCTGGACAGTTACCTTCGGTTCGTTTTCCTTACTGGTATTACGAAATACACCAAAGCGGGGGTATTCTCCACACTGAACAACCTCAACGACATATCGCTGGATGCACCGTACTCGCAGATGCTGGGATACACTACGGAGGAAATAAGGGAGTATTTTCCAGAATACATCGACCGTGCGTGTGATGAATTGGGAGTAGACGAGGAATACTTGCTCAATCAACTTGAGAAGTACTATGGAGGGTTTTCGTTTGATGGAAAGCACTTTGTCTTCAATCCATTTGCTGTGCTGCTCTTTTTTGAGAAGAAGAAATTCCTGCCGTACTGGAACGACACAGGTGCCCCAAAGTTTTTGTACGACTATCTACGTGCAAGAAGCGTGAGATTGGAAGACGTTCTGAAGAAAGACCTACGCATCTCTTACATGGAGTTAACGAGCCGCGAGATAGAGGAAAGCGTAGTCAAGTCCTTCCTCGTTCAAGCTGGGTACTTGACGTTTTACCGAGAAATAGACGAGGGTTTGTATGAGTTAAGGATTCCGAACCTCGATGCAGGACAATCGCTTGCCCAGATGCTGCTTGAATTAAACTACGGTTTGGAACCGGACGAATTAAACGAAGTAGGTCCACGAATAAAGGAAGCGGTAAAGAAAGAACGCGTCGACGAGTTTATGAGAGGATTGAAGGAAATACTCGGCAGGATGAGCTATAGATTGGGAGAAAGGTTGAAAACGATACAACACGAGGAAGATCAGCACGAGAGATTGAAAAGGATAGAGGCACACTACGAGATGGTGATAAGTGGAATACTGTACGGAGGTGGAGTACACCATGAGGTGGAACGAGAAGTAGCTGGGGGAATCATCGATATACTGATAGAAAACAACGGTGTAGTGTGGATAATCGAACTCAAGGTTGATCAAAGCGCGCAGAAAGCACTCGACCAGATAAAGGAGAAGAAATACTACGAAGGATTTTCCAGCAAGCGATGTTATTTGATTGGTGTCAGCATAGACAGTAGAGAAAGAAATATCAAGGAATGGGTATACGAAGTTATCGATGGTTCAAACGGATCAAAAGGTGTGGAGGTGAGACTGTGA